The DNA window TATCCGCTGCCGAAGCGGCGCACCTGGAAGCTGCGGCGGATCTGGTCCACCCGGTACAGGTCGCTGCCGGGCGGGCCGGCCATCGGCGGGCCCACCATCGGCGGGCCACCGACCGGCGGACCGGCCATCGGCGGGCCGGACATGCCGGGACCGCCGCCGTAGCCCTGGTCCGGGCCGCCGTAACCCGGGTCCGGGCCGTAGCCCTGGTCCGGGCCGTAGCCCTGGTCCGGGCCGTAGCCCTGTTGCGGCAGCTGCGGCGGGCCGGCCGGGCCACGACCGCGCGGGTCACGCAGATCCCGCTCGGGCATCCGGATCTCGGCGGTCATGTCGGCGCGGCCGTGGCGGCCGGCCTCGAAGCCGTCGAAGCGCTCGTCCTGGCCGTAGCCGCCCGGGCCGGGGGGCAGACCGCGGGAGGGCGGGCCGCCGTGTCCCATCGGGGCGCCGGGACCCATCGGGCCGGGACCGCCCGGGCCGCGGGGTGCGTCGTAGCCGCCACGCGGGCCGTCGTACCCGCCGGCGAAGGCGCCGGTCGGCTCGTCGTAGCGGTTGCCGTAGCGGTCGGCGGGCGGGCCGGCCTGCGCGGGCATCGGCCGGGGTGGCATCGGGGGCTGCGGCACCGGGGAGAGGCCACGCTCGTCGCGCATCGGCGGGCCCAGCCGGTCGGCCATCCGGGGATCGCCACCGCGCCCGCCGGGGGCGCCACCGCGCTCCTCCAGCTCGGCGAGCTGCCGCTCGACCCGGTCCAGGTGCAGGTCGACCTGCCACTCGTCGTAGCCGTTGAACCGGACCCGGAAGACGACGTCGTGGACCTCCTGGGAGGCCACGGGCGCGCCGACCGGCTGGCCGGCGAGTGTCGCCTCCACCCGGTCCAGGAAGGCGTCCACCTCGTCGACCTTGTATCCCCGGCGGAGCGCCTTACGCCGGAAACGCTGACCCTGACTCGCCACTATGTCTCCTGGTCTCTACCGCTACGCCGTCACGCCGTTGCGGCGCGTGGGTCGCTGTCCCTGTCCTCGGCGGCGGCGAGCTGCCCACACGCCCCGTCGATCTCGCGACCCCGGGTGTCCCGCACCGTGGTGGACACCCCGGCGTCGCGCAACCGCCGGACGAACTCCCGCTCGACCGGCTTCGGGCTGGCGTCCCAGCGGCTGCCCGGAGTCGGGTTGAGCGGGATCAGGTTCACGTGGGCCAGCTTGCCGGCCAGCAGCCGCCCGAGCAGATCGGCTCTCCACGGCTGGTCGTTCACGTCCTTGATCATCGCGTATTCGATGGACACGCGACGCCCCGTCGTGTCCGCGTAGTCCCACGCCGCGTCCAGCACCTCGGACACCTTCCAGCGCTGGTTGACCGGCACGAGTTCGTCGCGCAGCTCATCATCGGGGGCGTGCAGCGACAACGCAAGGGTCACTGAGAGGTCTTCGCTGGCCAGTCGGCGGATGGCCGGAACCAGCCCGACCGTGGAAACGGTGATGTGCCGCTGGGACAGGCCGAGCCCCTCCGGGGCCGGGGCGACCAGCCGGCGGATCGCCGCCACCACCCGCGCGTAGTTGGCCAGCGGCTCGCCCATGCCCATGAACACCACGTGCGACAGGCGCGGCGGGGAACCGGCCACCGCCCCCGAGGCGGCCACGCCGGCCAGGTAGACGGCCTGGTCGACGATCTCGGCGGTGGAGAGGTTGCGGGTCAGCCCGGCCTGGCCGGTGGCGCAGAACGGGCAGGCCATGCCGCAGCCCGCCTGGCTGGAGATGCAGACGGTGACCCGGTCCGGGTAGCCCATCAGCACGCTCTCCACCAGCGAGCCGTCGTGCAGCCGCCAGAGTGCCTTGCGCGTGGCGCCGTCGTCGCAGGCCATCTCGCGCACCGGGGTGAGCAGGGTGGGCAGCAGCGTGCCCGCCAACCGCTCACGGGTCGCCGCCGGCAGATCGGTCATCCGTGCCGGGTCGCGGACCAGACGGCCGAAGTAGTGGTTCGAGACCTGCTTGGCGCGGAACGCCGGCTCCCCCAGCTCGGTGACGAGCGCCTGCCGGCCCGGCAGGTCCAGGTCGGCGAGGTGACGGGGTGGCATCGCGGGCCGGCGGCCGCGGGCGTCGGGGTCTACGGAGATCAGTGGGAGGCTCGTCATGGCGCGTCCAGTCTGACACGCCGAACGGGGGACGCACCTGTCCGTGGGTGCCGAATCGGCCCCGGCCGGCCGGCCGGGACGACGCCACCCGCGTGATTCACGCCTCAGCCCGCCATCGGCACGAAGATCGCCAGCAGCAGGTAGGCGGTCGGCACCGCGAACAGGATCGAGTCGAGGCGGTCCATCAGGCCGCCGTGCCCGGGGAGCAGGTTGCTCATGTCCTTGACCCCGAGATCGCGCTTGATCATGGACTCGGCGAGGTCGCCGAGCACCGCCGCGCCGGAGATCGCCACCCCGAAGACGGCGCCCCACCACGGGGCCACGTCGAGCAGCAGCCAGAGCAGCAGGGCGCTGCCCGCGGCCGCCGCGGTCACCGAGCCGGCGAAGCCCTCCCAGGACTTCTTCGGGCTGATCGTGGGGGCCATCGGGTGCTTGCCGAAGGCGACACCGGCCGCGTAGCCGCCGGTGTCGGAGAGCACCACGGCGACCAGGGTGACCAGCACCCGCAGGTGACCGTCGTCGGGGGCGGCCGCCAGCATCGCCGCGAAACCGCCGAGGAAGGGCACGTAGACCGCGATCAGGGTGGCCGCGGTGAGGTCCCGCTGGTAGTTGCCGGGGCCGTCGCCCAGCCGCCAGATCATCGTGCCCAGCACGGTGACCAGCAGGCCGAGGCAGAGCGCGTCCGGGCCGGCGAACCAGGCCAGTCCGATGGTGATGACGCCACCGGCGACCAGCGGCACCAGCGGCGGGTGGGCGCCGCTGCGGCGGACCGCGCGGGCCATCTCCCAGGAGCCGATCGCCACCGCGGCGGTGATCACGGCGAGGAACGCCGGCAGGTAGAAGAAGAGCGGCACCACGATGGCCGCGCCGAGGGCCAGCCCGACGCCGATCGCGGCCGGCAGGTTGCGGCCCGCCCGGGACGCCTTCGGCTGGGCGGTCGGCGGGCGGTCCGCGCCGGCCCGGCGCCGGCCCTTCGACCGGCGGGCCGGCGGCTCCGGCTCCGGTCCGGGCTCGTCGCGCACCACCGGCAGGTGGCTGGTCGGCTCGTCGCGTACCGGAGCGATCTGGGCCGTCGGGTACTCCTCGTCGGGCCGGTCGTAGCTCCGGCCCCGCGGGGTCGCGTCGTAGCGGTCCCTCGGGTCGGCGCCCCGGCCCCGGTCCCGGGGGTCGTGGTCCCACAGGTCCCGGTCCGCGGTCCCGTAACCGCCGGGGCCGGTGTCCCGGCGACCCGCGTCCGCGTGGCCGGGGCCGCGGGGCACCGGGTCGTCGCGCCAGCCGCGCTCGGGGGCCGGCGGTCCGTCGTACGGCCGGCGGCCGCGCGGCGCGTCGTAGCCGTCATCGGGTCGGGCGTGCGGGTCGGCGGCGGGCCGGCCGGGCGGACGGGCGTACGCCTCCGGGCCGGCATCCGGCCGGCGCCAGGGCCCGGGCTCCAGGTCGGTCTCCGGCCAGGGCAGCGGGGCCGGGCGGTCCCAGCCGCGCGGCTCGGCGTTGCCGTAGGGGTCGGGGTGGGACATCACGCACCGGCAGGCGGTACGGGAGCCACCACATGACGCAAGACCAAGACCATCCCCTACAGCCGCGAGCAGTTCCGGTTGACCGGCCCGACGGCCGGCCGACTCCCGCCGTTCACCCGGGGGTGGGTGGGAATCGTGCCGAGCCTACTGCACCCGGGAAGCCCGCACGGCGGACGTGGGCCGGCACGACGACGGCACCGGGCCGCCACCCGTGACGGGGCGGCGGCACACCGGTGCCGTGGCGGTACGCGGGCGCTCAGACCTCGAGCAGCTCGTTCTCCTTGTGCTTGACCAGCTCGTCGACGGTGGCGACGAAGCGCTGGGTCAGGTCGTCCAGCTCCTTCTCCGCGCGCCGGCCCTCGTCCTCGCCGACCTCGCCGTCCTTCACCAGGCGGTCCAGCTCTTCCTTGCCCTTGCGGCGGATGTTGCGGACGGCCACCTTGGCCTCCTCGCCCTTGTGCCGGGCGACCTTGATCATCTCGCGGCGCCGCTCCTCGGTCATCTGCGGGAGCACGATGCGCAGCTGGTTGCCCTCGTTGTTCGGGTTGACCCCGAGATCCGAATCGCGGATCGCCTTTTCCATGGCGTTGATCTGCGAGTTGTCGTACGCCTTGATGATCACCATGCGTGGCTCCGGCACGGCGATGGACGCCATCTGCGGCAGCGGGGTCGGGCTGCCGTAGTAGTCGATGACGATCCGGGAGAACATGGCGGCGTTGGCGCGACCGGTGCGGATCCCGCCGAACTCCTCCTTGGCGTGCTCGATGGCCCGCTCCATCTTCTCCTCTGCCTCGAGGAGGGTGTCGTCGATCACCGGTCTCCTCGCCTCCTTCTGTCGCTCGTCGTGGGCTGTGCTGGTGCTGCTGTTGTCGGAGGACCGCTGCCGGACCGGCGGTGCCGGTCAGGCGGTGATCAGCGTGCCGATCTTCTCACCGCCGACGGCACGGACGATCGTGTCGTCGCCCTGGGCGCCGAAGACCAGCATCGGCAGGCCGTTCTCCATGCAGAGGCTGAACGCCGCGGCGTCGGCCACCCGCAGGTTGCGGCGCAGCACCTCGGAGAAGGTGATCGAGTCGAGCTTGCTCGCCGTCGGGTCGATCCGGGGGTCGGCGGTGTAGACGGCGTCCACACCGTTCTTGCTCATCAGCACCACGTCGGCGCGGATCTCCAGCGCCCGCTGAGCGGCCACCGTGTCGGTGGAGAAGTAGGGCATCCCGGCGCCCGCGCCGAAGATGACCACGCGGCCCTTCTCCAGGTGCCGGATCGCCCGCAGCGGGATGTACGGCTCGGCG is part of the Micromonospora halotolerans genome and encodes:
- the frr gene encoding ribosome recycling factor, producing the protein MIDDTLLEAEEKMERAIEHAKEEFGGIRTGRANAAMFSRIVIDYYGSPTPLPQMASIAVPEPRMVIIKAYDNSQINAMEKAIRDSDLGVNPNNEGNQLRIVLPQMTEERRREMIKVARHKGEEAKVAVRNIRRKGKEELDRLVKDGEVGEDEGRRAEKELDDLTQRFVATVDELVKHKENELLEV
- a CDS encoding DivIVA domain-containing protein; the encoded protein is MASQGQRFRRKALRRGYKVDEVDAFLDRVEATLAGQPVGAPVASQEVHDVVFRVRFNGYDEWQVDLHLDRVERQLAELEERGGAPGGRGGDPRMADRLGPPMRDERGLSPVPQPPMPPRPMPAQAGPPADRYGNRYDEPTGAFAGGYDGPRGGYDAPRGPGGPGPMGPGAPMGHGGPPSRGLPPGPGGYGQDERFDGFEAGRHGRADMTAEIRMPERDLRDPRGRGPAGPPQLPQQGYGPDQGYGPDQGYGPDPGYGGPDQGYGGGPGMSGPPMAGPPVGGPPMVGPPMAGPPGSDLYRVDQIRRSFQVRRFGSGYDPDQVDRFFETLLGGMQGRNPMPVNPKDLDTLRFGLVPGGYFEAEVDAALKDVQDILLGR
- a CDS encoding phosphatidate cytidylyltransferase: MSHPDPYGNAEPRGWDRPAPLPWPETDLEPGPWRRPDAGPEAYARPPGRPAADPHARPDDGYDAPRGRRPYDGPPAPERGWRDDPVPRGPGHADAGRRDTGPGGYGTADRDLWDHDPRDRGRGADPRDRYDATPRGRSYDRPDEEYPTAQIAPVRDEPTSHLPVVRDEPGPEPEPPARRSKGRRRAGADRPPTAQPKASRAGRNLPAAIGVGLALGAAIVVPLFFYLPAFLAVITAAVAIGSWEMARAVRRSGAHPPLVPLVAGGVITIGLAWFAGPDALCLGLLVTVLGTMIWRLGDGPGNYQRDLTAATLIAVYVPFLGGFAAMLAAAPDDGHLRVLVTLVAVVLSDTGGYAAGVAFGKHPMAPTISPKKSWEGFAGSVTAAAAGSALLLWLLLDVAPWWGAVFGVAISGAAVLGDLAESMIKRDLGVKDMSNLLPGHGGLMDRLDSILFAVPTAYLLLAIFVPMAG
- the pyrH gene encoding UMP kinase, giving the protein MTQVVSDRSLAADDPTAPPPGRARRVVLKLSGEVFGGGAIGVDPDVVQAIARQIATVVRRGVQVSVVVGGGNFFRGAELQKRGMDRARADYMGMLGTVMNCLALQDFLEKEGIETRVQSAITMAQVAEPYIPLRAIRHLEKGRVVIFGAGAGMPYFSTDTVAAQRALEIRADVVLMSKNGVDAVYTADPRIDPTASKLDSITFSEVLRRNLRVADAAAFSLCMENGLPMLVFGAQGDDTIVRAVGGEKIGTLITA
- the rlmN gene encoding 23S rRNA (adenine(2503)-C(2))-methyltransferase RlmN; its protein translation is MTSLPLISVDPDARGRRPAMPPRHLADLDLPGRQALVTELGEPAFRAKQVSNHYFGRLVRDPARMTDLPAATRERLAGTLLPTLLTPVREMACDDGATRKALWRLHDGSLVESVLMGYPDRVTVCISSQAGCGMACPFCATGQAGLTRNLSTAEIVDQAVYLAGVAASGAVAGSPPRLSHVVFMGMGEPLANYARVVAAIRRLVAPAPEGLGLSQRHITVSTVGLVPAIRRLASEDLSVTLALSLHAPDDELRDELVPVNQRWKVSEVLDAAWDYADTTGRRVSIEYAMIKDVNDQPWRADLLGRLLAGKLAHVNLIPLNPTPGSRWDASPKPVEREFVRRLRDAGVSTTVRDTRGREIDGACGQLAAAEDRDSDPRAATA